A window from Dendrosporobacter quercicolus encodes these proteins:
- a CDS encoding EAL and HDOD domain-containing protein — protein sequence MNLFVARQPIFDFKRSVIAYELLFRRENRQAYDSSDGDKATEELIVNSFLNIGMDVLTNGKRAFINFTANGITSGIAELLPPDMVAVEILETVEPDRRVIEACRLLKRQGYVLALDDFVFRPGYEPLIGLADIIKVDFMLTKAGERAAVIQRFGRRNLRFLAEKVETQQDFQEAYDGGYSYFQGYFFSKPVIIARKGIPFGRLAAFQLLKTVNSTVLDLSQVEAVIKEELAFSYQLLKYINSSAFGLREEVRSIRHALILLGQRELQKWSSLIALREMGQDKPPELIRATQLRAHFGELIARQLKLGPASADAFLAGQLSLMDAVLDQPMDEILTELPLKKEIKAALLGDSNIYRDILNLCIAYERAEWNEIFCCAEKLGLDEAELPGLYLNALIAIGSAEVQGLHQPDGTGV from the coding sequence ATGAATTTATTTGTTGCCCGCCAGCCTATTTTTGATTTCAAACGCAGCGTCATTGCTTATGAATTGCTGTTCAGAAGGGAAAACCGCCAGGCCTATGACAGCAGCGACGGCGATAAAGCCACTGAAGAGTTAATTGTAAACAGTTTTCTCAATATCGGCATGGATGTGTTGACAAATGGCAAACGGGCTTTTATCAATTTCACCGCCAACGGGATAACCAGCGGCATTGCCGAACTGCTGCCGCCGGACATGGTAGCTGTCGAGATCCTGGAAACGGTTGAGCCTGACCGCAGGGTAATTGAAGCCTGTAGATTGTTGAAAAGGCAGGGGTATGTGCTGGCGCTTGACGATTTTGTGTTCCGGCCCGGCTATGAGCCGCTAATTGGACTGGCTGATATTATTAAGGTTGATTTTATGCTGACCAAAGCAGGGGAACGGGCGGCGGTCATCCAGCGGTTTGGCCGGCGCAATTTGAGGTTTTTGGCCGAGAAGGTGGAAACCCAGCAGGATTTTCAGGAAGCTTACGACGGCGGTTACAGTTATTTTCAGGGATACTTTTTTAGCAAGCCGGTGATTATTGCCCGTAAAGGCATTCCATTTGGCCGCTTGGCGGCTTTTCAGCTATTGAAGACTGTGAATAGCACTGTGCTGGATTTAAGTCAGGTGGAAGCCGTAATTAAGGAAGAACTGGCTTTTTCTTACCAGCTGTTAAAATACATCAATTCATCGGCATTTGGACTCAGGGAGGAAGTCAGGTCCATTCGTCATGCCCTCATCCTTTTAGGCCAGCGCGAGCTGCAGAAATGGTCGTCACTGATTGCTTTGCGCGAAATGGGCCAGGATAAACCGCCGGAGCTGATCCGGGCTACGCAGCTTAGGGCTCATTTCGGGGAACTGATTGCCAGGCAGCTTAAGCTTGGCCCGGCAAGCGCCGATGCCTTCCTGGCCGGACAACTGTCCCTCATGGATGCTGTTCTCGATCAGCCGATGGATGAGATTCTGACGGAATTGCCATTAAAAAAAGAAATCAAAGCGGCGCTGCTTGGCGACAGCAATATTTACCGGGACATTCTTAACCTGTGTATTGCCTATGAACGGGCGGAATGGAATGAAATTTTTTGCTGCGCCGAAAAACTGGGACTGGATGAGGCCGAACTGCCGGGTTTATACTTAAATGCTCTAATTGCGATTGGCAGTGCAGAGGTACAGGGGCTTCACCAGCCTGACGGAACGGGTGTTTGA
- a CDS encoding V4R domain-containing protein yields MARKYGFSWDLLGDINAGRPNLGPMVSTEVYRLMQYCFRDVLEVNFGTEKCDQLFFEAGLLAGRQFYQNVIKEAANFNDFIKRLQEILVEKKIGILRVESADPDKGKFILSVFEDLDCSGLPELDFVLCVYDEGFIAGLFEGFSGKRFNVREIDCWCTGDRTCRFSVEMIP; encoded by the coding sequence ATGGCAAGAAAATATGGCTTTTCCTGGGATTTGCTGGGGGATATCAATGCAGGCCGGCCTAATCTTGGTCCAATGGTCAGTACTGAGGTTTACCGCCTGATGCAATATTGTTTCCGGGATGTTCTGGAAGTAAATTTTGGCACGGAAAAATGCGATCAATTATTTTTTGAAGCGGGGTTACTGGCCGGTCGCCAGTTTTATCAGAATGTGATTAAGGAAGCCGCCAACTTTAATGATTTTATTAAACGATTACAGGAAATCTTAGTGGAAAAGAAAATTGGCATCTTGAGGGTGGAAAGTGCGGATCCGGACAAGGGCAAGTTCATTCTAAGCGTATTTGAGGATTTGGATTGTTCGGGGCTGCCGGAGCTGGATTTTGTATTATGCGTGTATGATGAAGGCTTTATTGCAGGCTTGTTCGAAGGCTTCAGCGGAAAAAGGTTCAATGTCAGGGAAATTGATTGTTGGTGCACCGGTGATCGTACCTGCCGGTTTTCTGTGGAAATGATTCCCTGA
- a CDS encoding PAS domain S-box protein yields the protein MDRIAVLLSELLQKRGAPSQLDSQEYQSIRKMIEEFIAIREFTHVISNGDLSRNLEIKGYWAGALKALQANLRHLTWQAATVASGDYNQRVVFMGDFSVAFNTMIKRLEQAEENERKYVQALRESEQKYRLIAENTDDVILLMDARMQVSYVSPSVEKLLGYTPDEFCRLPLPERVLPAMEAALRKLQAQSEPADITTELIELEQRCKNGKLIWMESLISIAKTAGGEFSGFLCVTRNITERKLTENLLQRSYLRRQRNEFFNQLLQQAAVPEAQTYTRALQLGIQLPRQLSVYFMRLEFAGSGTDDIESLQYRQRIIDTILDILNTKDCTTIAWEAAGGIGIVQPANLSASRKAGEMAEAGRHIQRVLTAFPRLQVRVGIADHFEALASFAQRFQHARAAVMAGRAIAPDKPVYHFEDCGVYQVLANLYDTTEARLFIERTLGPLIAYDQANGAELVFTLDRILSGHSLKEVSEEIFLHYKTIVFRKQRIEHILQVSLDSAETRLALGTALHLLKIAAN from the coding sequence GTGGACAGAATTGCTGTGCTGTTGAGTGAGTTACTGCAGAAAAGGGGTGCGCCTTCCCAACTGGACAGTCAGGAATATCAGTCAATTCGTAAAATGATCGAAGAATTTATCGCAATCCGGGAGTTTACCCACGTAATTTCCAACGGGGATTTATCGCGGAATCTGGAAATCAAGGGTTACTGGGCAGGCGCTTTGAAAGCGTTGCAGGCGAACCTTCGTCACCTAACCTGGCAGGCTGCTACCGTTGCTTCGGGCGATTATAACCAGCGGGTGGTTTTTATGGGGGATTTTTCGGTAGCCTTTAATACCATGATTAAGCGTCTGGAGCAAGCTGAGGAAAACGAAAGAAAGTATGTCCAGGCCCTGCGGGAAAGTGAACAAAAATACCGGTTAATTGCTGAAAATACGGATGACGTTATTTTACTGATGGACGCCCGGATGCAGGTAAGTTATGTCAGTCCATCGGTAGAAAAGCTGTTAGGCTATACACCGGATGAATTTTGCCGGCTGCCTTTGCCGGAACGGGTGCTGCCGGCTATGGAAGCGGCGTTGCGCAAACTACAGGCGCAGAGCGAACCGGCTGATATTACAACGGAATTGATTGAATTAGAGCAACGTTGTAAAAACGGTAAACTTATCTGGATGGAATCGCTGATCAGTATTGCTAAGACGGCCGGCGGCGAGTTTTCGGGATTTTTGTGTGTGACCCGAAATATCACCGAACGCAAATTAACGGAAAATTTGCTGCAGCGCTCTTATCTGCGCCGGCAGCGTAATGAGTTTTTTAATCAACTGCTTCAGCAGGCCGCCGTACCGGAGGCGCAAACGTATACCCGGGCTTTGCAGCTTGGCATTCAGCTTCCCAGGCAGTTGTCAGTGTATTTTATGCGATTGGAGTTTGCCGGCTCTGGCACTGACGATATCGAATCCTTGCAATACCGGCAAAGAATCATTGATACTATTCTGGATATTCTCAATACAAAAGATTGCACAACCATTGCCTGGGAAGCGGCGGGCGGTATTGGGATAGTGCAGCCGGCTAATTTGTCCGCCAGTCGCAAGGCCGGGGAAATGGCCGAGGCCGGACGTCATATTCAGCGGGTTCTGACGGCCTTTCCCCGTCTGCAGGTTAGAGTGGGCATTGCCGATCATTTTGAAGCCCTGGCGTCCTTTGCCCAGCGCTTTCAGCATGCCCGGGCGGCGGTAATGGCTGGCCGGGCGATAGCCCCGGATAAGCCTGTTTATCACTTTGAGGATTGCGGCGTGTACCAGGTACTGGCAAATTTGTATGATACTACCGAAGCAAGGCTGTTTATTGAACGGACGCTGGGGCCTTTGATTGCCTATGATCAGGCCAATGGCGCCGAACTGGTTTTTACCCTGGATAGGATATTGTCAGGCCATAGCCTGAAAGAAGTGTCTGAGGAGATCTTCTTGCATTATAAGACGATCGTATTCCGTAAACAGCGAATTGAACATATTTTGCAGGTTTCCCTGGATTCCGCCGAAACCAGACTGGCGCTGGGCACTGCTTTGCACCTGCTGAAGATTGCAGCAAATTAG
- the htpG gene encoding molecular chaperone HtpG has translation MTAESTAKETRQFQAETKQLLDLMIHSIYTNREIFLRELISNASDAIDKIRFDSITNEALLEGNADFEIFLLPDEQTKTLTISDNGIGMTYDEVIENIGTIAKSGTKAFLAKMQENAAAPDSDLIGQFGVGFYSAFMVAKKVTLITRAPGQAKGVRWESTGDGTYTIEECDKETRGTILLLELQDEYTNAEHPAENYLNRFTLQNLVKKYSDYIRYPIKMNFIKEEKPLDDEGKPIEDAEPKQTTEVRTLNSLTPLWTKNKNQITPEEYHKLYKDLFHDWEDPLEIIHSKVEGAVEYTTVLFIPAHAPFDFYQREATSGIRLYSKNVFVMDNYKDLLPEHLRFVRGLVDSPDFSLNISRELLQHSAQLAKVGKNLEKSILKTLETMLNKDRDKYKKFWQEYGRALKSGVYSDFNSREKLQDLLLFPSSKSDELVSLSDYVSRMIEGQTVLYYATGKDRSSVEQLPQMELLREKGIEVLYLFDRVDEFAIDALNQYKEKKFQSISRGDLKLDDIDKDAEKPETEALTTEHKPLLDSIKEKLTGKISEVKISSRLKTSPVCLVSGDNGISLSMEQILSEMDQKTFKAQRILELNPSHEIFAAIKRLHETQPDSAAFQDYCELLYGQALLAEGLIPEDPISFARKVSALMAQAGPAK, from the coding sequence ATGACTGCTGAAAGTACAGCCAAAGAAACACGGCAATTTCAGGCCGAAACCAAACAATTGTTAGATCTGATGATTCACTCCATTTATACGAACCGGGAAATTTTCTTGCGGGAACTCATTTCCAACGCCTCGGACGCCATTGATAAAATTCGTTTTGATTCCATTACGAACGAAGCCCTGCTGGAGGGAAACGCCGATTTTGAAATTTTCCTGCTGCCTGATGAACAAACCAAAACACTGACCATTTCCGATAACGGAATTGGCATGACTTACGATGAAGTTATTGAGAATATCGGCACAATCGCCAAATCGGGCACCAAAGCCTTTTTGGCCAAAATGCAGGAAAATGCGGCGGCGCCGGACAGTGATCTGATTGGTCAATTTGGCGTAGGCTTCTACTCGGCATTTATGGTCGCCAAAAAAGTCACGCTGATCACCCGCGCCCCGGGACAAGCCAAAGGCGTTCGCTGGGAATCAACGGGAGACGGTACTTATACCATTGAGGAATGCGATAAAGAAACCCGCGGCACTATCCTTCTTTTGGAATTACAGGACGAGTACACCAATGCTGAACATCCGGCGGAGAATTATCTAAACCGCTTCACATTACAAAACCTGGTAAAGAAATATTCCGATTATATTCGCTATCCCATCAAAATGAATTTTATCAAAGAAGAAAAACCGCTGGATGATGAAGGCAAGCCAATAGAAGACGCCGAGCCAAAGCAAACCACTGAAGTCCGGACGTTAAACTCGCTTACGCCGCTTTGGACAAAAAATAAAAACCAGATTACACCGGAGGAATACCATAAATTATACAAGGATTTATTCCACGACTGGGAAGACCCGCTGGAAATTATCCACTCCAAAGTCGAAGGAGCTGTCGAATACACCACCGTACTATTTATCCCTGCGCATGCCCCGTTTGATTTTTATCAGCGCGAGGCCACTTCCGGAATCCGCCTGTATTCAAAAAACGTGTTTGTCATGGACAACTATAAAGACCTGCTGCCGGAGCACCTGCGATTTGTCCGCGGCCTGGTCGACTCGCCGGATTTTTCCCTGAACATCTCCCGTGAACTGCTGCAGCATAGCGCCCAATTAGCTAAAGTCGGGAAAAATCTGGAAAAAAGCATCCTCAAAACACTGGAAACCATGCTGAATAAGGACCGTGACAAATACAAGAAGTTTTGGCAGGAATATGGACGGGCTTTGAAAAGCGGTGTGTATTCCGACTTTAACAGCCGGGAAAAATTGCAGGACTTGCTGCTTTTCCCCTCTTCCAAGTCGGATGAGCTGGTTTCCCTGAGCGACTATGTCAGCCGGATGATTGAGGGACAAACAGTTCTTTATTACGCAACAGGCAAAGACCGTTCCTCTGTCGAGCAGTTGCCGCAAATGGAGCTGTTGCGTGAAAAGGGCATTGAAGTGCTCTATCTGTTTGACCGGGTCGATGAATTTGCCATTGATGCCCTTAACCAGTACAAAGAAAAAAAATTTCAGTCCATCAGCCGCGGCGATCTAAAACTGGATGATATTGATAAAGACGCCGAGAAACCGGAAACTGAAGCCCTGACCACAGAACATAAGCCGCTGCTTGACAGCATTAAAGAAAAACTTACCGGAAAAATCTCCGAAGTCAAGATCAGCAGCCGCTTAAAAACCAGTCCGGTCTGCCTGGTCAGCGGCGACAACGGCATTAGCCTGTCAATGGAACAGATTTTATCCGAAATGGATCAAAAAACTTTCAAAGCGCAACGAATTCTGGAGCTGAATCCCAGCCACGAAATCTTTGCGGCAATCAAGCGGTTGCATGAAACCCAGCCTGACTCAGCCGCGTTTCAAGATTATTGCGAGCTGTTATATGGCCAGGCCCTGCTGGCGGAAGGCCTGATCCCCGAAGATCCGATCAGCTTCGCCAGAAAAGTATCCGCTCTCATGGCCCAAGCAGGCCCGGCAAAGTAA
- a CDS encoding TonB family protein produces MTYQTCWKKAFSVSCMVHLLAILLLAVMLENIDHRQLPEEFIAIELTETGSRAAVAGRPAQDSGAVPERSVSPPAVSPSRIAAREARPVAGPKAGPEPAGVEPALAAATSAGLAGGEGEAQGRAIGETALPSSGSGSQAAVTGKPGVRSAGSQEISGIVNAFLQAIEKRKDYPYIARRRGQEGTVTVAVRLTAAGELAGARVLHSSGVAALDEAALALVRRVCPFPHHAGRAIAMNIPIAYQLE; encoded by the coding sequence ATGACTTATCAAACGTGTTGGAAAAAAGCCTTCAGCGTTTCCTGCATGGTTCATTTATTAGCGATCCTGTTGCTGGCAGTCATGTTGGAAAATATAGATCACCGGCAATTGCCGGAAGAATTCATTGCAATTGAGCTTACTGAAACCGGGAGCCGGGCTGCCGTCGCCGGCCGGCCGGCGCAGGACAGCGGCGCTGTTCCGGAGCGTTCTGTCAGTCCGCCCGCGGTAAGTCCGAGCCGGATTGCGGCCAGGGAGGCCCGGCCAGTGGCCGGGCCCAAAGCGGGGCCAGAGCCGGCCGGCGTTGAACCTGCGCTGGCAGCGGCAACGTCGGCTGGCCTGGCGGGAGGCGAAGGAGAAGCCCAGGGCCGGGCGATAGGAGAAACAGCGCTGCCTTCGTCCGGTTCGGGAAGTCAGGCCGCTGTGACCGGAAAGCCCGGCGTACGTTCTGCCGGAAGTCAGGAAATCAGCGGAATTGTGAATGCCTTTTTGCAGGCAATCGAAAAACGCAAGGATTATCCGTATATTGCCAGGCGGCGGGGCCAGGAAGGGACAGTGACCGTAGCAGTGCGGCTGACAGCGGCCGGCGAACTGGCCGGTGCGCGCGTGCTGCATTCCTCCGGTGTGGCGGCGCTGGATGAAGCGGCGCTGGCCCTGGTACGGCGGGTTTGCCCTTTCCCGCATCACGCTGGCCGGGCAATTGCCATGAATATTCCCATAGCATATCAACTGGAGTGA
- a CDS encoding Com family DNA-binding transcriptional regulator, whose amino-acid sequence MRCRRCGRLLFCGIVEEVEIKCPRCKTVQMVGGRKQRRKNKCRETRGSEV is encoded by the coding sequence GTGCGCTGCCGGCGGTGCGGGCGGTTATTATTTTGCGGAATTGTCGAGGAAGTTGAAATTAAATGCCCGCGCTGCAAAACGGTACAAATGGTGGGAGGACGTAAACAGCGAAGGAAAAATAAATGCCGTGAAACACGCGGAAGCGAGGTTTAG
- a CDS encoding ABC transporter substrate-binding protein: MSFKLSRITGVILVLLLGASGLFLLKDQSQPAARQSDRYLVTDSAGRQVEIPRRPQRVVVLNASNLELFYAAGGTAVGRPSTEALPAEVKAAVQSVPAVGVAPNPNIEQIIALNPDLILGVNMPFHHQLLPLLDKAGIPVLLQSVDNYQNILDTLRFYGDLSGQPDKAAKRIAAIESRYEQLISAGKNRPAPKVVMVWGSPESFHMATDSSFNGDLVKRLGAVNVAGQYNLSNAQLGYVPLNMEFIAKENPDMIFLIALSPDPKVSAKLKQDLTGHPAWSGLKAVQDNQVHMLPQHLFVVNPGTQVGEAMSILAGFLYPEVAEK, encoded by the coding sequence ATGAGCTTCAAGTTAAGCAGAATTACAGGTGTGATCCTTGTATTACTATTGGGTGCCAGCGGCTTATTTTTACTCAAAGACCAGTCGCAGCCGGCAGCGCGGCAGTCCGACCGCTACCTTGTCACCGACAGCGCCGGCCGGCAAGTCGAAATCCCGCGGCGGCCCCAGCGGGTAGTTGTGCTAAACGCCTCAAATCTGGAATTGTTTTATGCCGCCGGCGGAACAGCAGTGGGGCGGCCCAGCACTGAAGCCCTGCCTGCTGAGGTCAAAGCAGCCGTTCAGTCAGTTCCCGCAGTGGGGGTTGCGCCTAACCCCAATATCGAGCAAATTATTGCCTTAAACCCTGATTTGATTTTAGGGGTAAACATGCCGTTTCATCACCAGTTGCTGCCGTTGCTGGATAAAGCGGGTATTCCCGTTCTGCTGCAATCGGTCGACAATTATCAGAACATCCTTGATACGCTGCGCTTTTACGGCGATTTGTCCGGCCAGCCGGACAAGGCGGCTAAACGGATTGCAGCCATTGAGTCCCGTTATGAGCAGCTCATTTCAGCCGGAAAAAATCGCCCGGCGCCTAAAGTTGTGATGGTATGGGGCTCGCCGGAGAGCTTCCATATGGCGACAGACAGCAGTTTCAACGGGGATCTGGTCAAGCGTCTGGGGGCTGTCAATGTTGCCGGCCAGTATAATCTGAGCAATGCGCAATTGGGCTATGTACCTTTAAACATGGAGTTTATTGCCAAGGAAAATCCGGATATGATTTTTTTAATTGCTCTCAGTCCGGACCCAAAAGTAAGCGCTAAATTAAAGCAGGATCTGACAGGCCATCCGGCCTGGAGCGGTCTGAAAGCAGTGCAGGACAATCAGGTGCACATGCTGCCCCAGCACTTGTTCGTCGTAAATCCCGGTACTCAGGTTGGCGAGGCAATGTCAATTTTGGCCGGATTCCTTTATCCGGAGGTGGCTGAAAAGTGA
- a CDS encoding FecCD family ABC transporter permease codes for MRALATDPRGTWRAAVSITGLAALAAALVIGIRVGAVPVGANEIWNAFVAPTGNEAYQIIYNIRAPRVLVSALTGINLALAGCILQGVLRNPLADPGIIGVSAGAGLAAMSVMILWPGLTALVPAVAFAGALAAAGIVFMLSWDRGVQPLRLILAGVALAAFFGGGMSALMVFHSDKIQGTVNWMAGGFQGRSWNHVRMILPYSIAGIVGAMLSYRYLNALQLGDEVAKGLGIRVERARVCLVILAALLAASAVSVAGLLGFVGLIIPHITRMLVGSDFEYLMPCAAILGATLVVAADTVARTAFSPVEVPVGIFMAFLGAPFFIYLLRKGMKR; via the coding sequence GTGAGGGCATTGGCGACAGATCCCCGCGGAACCTGGCGGGCGGCGGTCAGTATAACCGGCCTGGCGGCGCTGGCGGCGGCGCTGGTCATTGGGATCAGAGTGGGCGCAGTGCCGGTCGGCGCGAATGAGATCTGGAACGCTTTTGTTGCTCCTACCGGCAATGAAGCTTACCAGATTATCTATAATATCCGGGCGCCGCGTGTGCTGGTGAGTGCTTTAACCGGCATAAACCTGGCCCTGGCCGGCTGCATTTTGCAGGGCGTGCTGCGCAATCCACTGGCTGACCCGGGGATTATCGGCGTATCAGCCGGAGCTGGCCTGGCGGCGATGTCGGTGATGATTTTATGGCCGGGACTCACGGCGCTGGTACCGGCGGTTGCTTTTGCCGGAGCACTGGCTGCGGCGGGCATTGTTTTTATGTTGTCCTGGGACAGGGGGGTGCAGCCGCTGCGCTTAATCCTGGCGGGAGTGGCTCTGGCCGCCTTTTTTGGCGGGGGGATGAGCGCCCTGATGGTTTTTCATTCCGATAAAATTCAGGGGACTGTCAACTGGATGGCCGGAGGCTTTCAGGGGCGCAGCTGGAATCATGTCCGGATGATCCTGCCTTACAGTATAGCGGGCATTGTGGGCGCGATGCTGTCTTACCGTTATCTGAATGCCCTGCAGTTAGGCGATGAAGTGGCCAAAGGTCTGGGAATTAGGGTGGAAAGGGCCAGAGTTTGCCTGGTCATTCTGGCGGCCCTGCTGGCGGCTTCAGCGGTCAGCGTGGCGGGCCTGCTGGGCTTTGTGGGACTTATCATTCCCCATATTACGCGGATGCTGGTCGGCTCGGATTTTGAATATTTAATGCCCTGCGCAGCCATTCTGGGCGCTACGCTGGTCGTGGCGGCAGATACTGTCGCCCGTACGGCATTTAGCCCGGTGGAAGTCCCGGTAGGCATATTTATGGCTTTTCTGGGAGCGCCATTCTTCATTTATTTATTGCGGAAGGGGATGAAACGATGA
- a CDS encoding ABC transporter ATP-binding protein, producing the protein MNDTLEAKGVKLGYGGKVIIEQMQLAIDQPEIISIIGPNGSGKSTLLKALSRLLTPLAGCVLLNGRDIHQLPPREVAKTMAILPQSVQAPGDMTVCDLVAYGRMPYQRMFEQISTEDEACIAAALAATGMEKMLHRRLDSLSGGERQRAWLAMALAQQPRILLLDEPTTYLDIHHQLELMKLVRSLHQDRRLTVVMVLHDLNHAARFSQRLIAVKDGRIFADGSVPEIFTAENLKALYGVEATVMAIEQGGSSHLVCFPHDSCLPQGA; encoded by the coding sequence ATGAATGATACGCTTGAGGCTAAAGGCGTTAAACTTGGCTACGGGGGCAAAGTGATTATTGAACAAATGCAGCTGGCCATAGATCAGCCGGAGATTATCTCTATTATCGGGCCGAACGGTTCAGGCAAATCCACACTGTTGAAAGCGTTAAGCCGTTTGCTGACGCCCCTGGCCGGCTGCGTTTTGCTTAACGGCAGGGACATTCATCAATTGCCGCCGCGGGAGGTGGCCAAAACCATGGCGATATTGCCGCAGTCGGTTCAGGCGCCGGGGGATATGACGGTCTGTGATCTGGTGGCCTATGGGCGTATGCCCTATCAGCGCATGTTTGAGCAAATATCAACGGAAGACGAGGCCTGCATCGCTGCTGCCTTGGCGGCCACCGGCATGGAAAAAATGCTGCACCGCCGCCTGGACAGCCTGTCCGGCGGTGAGCGTCAGCGGGCCTGGCTGGCCATGGCGCTGGCCCAGCAGCCCCGGATATTATTATTGGATGAACCGACAACTTATCTTGATATCCACCACCAGCTGGAGTTAATGAAGCTGGTGCGCAGCCTTCATCAGGACAGGCGGCTTACCGTTGTCATGGTATTGCATGACTTAAATCACGCGGCCCGGTTCAGTCAGAGACTGATTGCGGTTAAAGACGGCCGGATTTTCGCCGACGGTTCTGTGCCCGAGATATTTACTGCTGAAAACCTAAAGGCTTTATACGGGGTTGAAGCAACGGTAATGGCCATTGAGCAAGGAGGTAGTTCACATCTTGTCTGTTTCCCTCATGACAGCTGCCTGCCCCAGGGAGCCTGA